The following coding sequences are from one Capsicum annuum cultivar UCD-10X-F1 chromosome 3, UCD10Xv1.1, whole genome shotgun sequence window:
- the LOC124897122 gene encoding LOW QUALITY PROTEIN: DNA-directed RNA polymerase subunit beta'-like (The sequence of the model RefSeq protein was modified relative to this genomic sequence to represent the inferred CDS: deleted 1 base in 1 codon; substituted 1 base at 1 genomic stop codon) produces the protein MNNNFSSMIDRYKHQQLRIGSVSPQQISAWATKILPNGEIVGEVTKPYTFHYKTNKPEKDGLFCERIFGPIKSGICACGNYRVIGDEKEDPKFCEQCGVEFVDSRIRRYQMGYIKLACPVTHVWYLKRLPSYIANLLDKPLKELEGLVYCDFSFARPITKKPTFLRLRGLFEYEIQSWKYSIPLFFTTQGFDTFRNREISTGAGAIREQLADLDLRIIIENSLVEWEELGEEGHTGNEWEDRKVGRRKDFLVRRVELAKHFIRINIEPEWMVLCLLPVLPPELRPIIQLDGGKLMSSDINELYRRVIYRNNTLTDLLTTSRSTPGELVMCQEKLVQEAVDTLLDNGIRGQPMRDGHNKVYKLFSDVIEAKEGRFCETLLGKRVDYSGRSVIVVGPSLSLHRCGLPREIAIELFRTFVIRGLIRQHLASNIGVAKSKIQEKEPIVWEILQEVMLGHPVLLNKEPTLHRLGIQAFXPVLVEGRAICLDPLVCKGFNADFDGDQMAVHVPLSLEAQVEARLLMFSYMNLLSSAIGDPISIPTQDMLIGIYVLMSGNHRGICVNRYNPCNRRNYQNKKNVTIVTISIRKNPFFRIPMMQLGLIGKNESI, from the exons atgaataataatttttcttctatgatCGATCGATATAAACATCAACAGCTCCGAATTGGATCAGTTTCTCCTCAACAAATAAGTGCTTGGGCCACAAAAATCCTGCCTAATGGAGAGATAGTTGGAGAGGTAACAAAACCCTATACTTTTCATTACAAAACTAATAAACCGGAAAAAGATGGATTATTTTGTGAAAGAATTTTTGGTCCTATAAAAAGCGGAATTTGTGCTTGTGGAAATTATCGAGTAATCGGAGATGAAAAAGAAGACCCAAAATTTTGTGAACAATGTGGAGTAGAATTTGTTGATTCTCGGATACGAAGGTATCAAATGGGCTATATCAAACTCGCATGCCCAGTAACCCATGTGTGGTATTTAAAACGTCTTCCTAGTTATATTGCGAATCTTTTAGATAAACCTCTTAAAGAATTAGAAGGCCTAGTATACTGCGAT TTTTCTTTTGCTAGGCCCATAACTAAAAAGCCCACTTTCTTACGATTACGAGGTTTATTCGAATATGAAATCCAATCTTGGAAATACAGCATCCCACTT TTTTTTACTACCCAGGGTTTCGATACATTTCGCAATCGAGAAATCTCTACTGGTGCAGGTGCTATCCGAGAACAATTAGCCGATCTAGATTTACGAATTATTATAGAGAATTCGTTGGTGGAATGGGAAGAATTGGGGGAAGAAGGGCACACAGGGAATGAATGGGAAGATCGAAAGGTTGGAAGAAGAAAGGACTTTTTGGTTAGACGCGTGGAATTGGCTAAGCATTTTATTCGAATAAATATAGAGCCAGAATGGATGGTTTTGTGTCTATTACCAGTTCTTCCTCCTGAGTTGAGACCGATCATTCAGCTAGATGGGGGTAAACTAATGAGCTCAGATATTAATGAACTCTATAGAAGAGTTATCTATCGGAACAATACCCTTACCGATCTATTAACAACAAGTAGATCTACGCCAGGAGAATTAGTAATGTGTCAGGAGAAATTAGTACAAGAAGCCGTGGATACACTTCTTGATAATGGAATCCGGGGACAACCAATGAGGGACGGTCATAATAAAGTTTACAAGTTATTTTCTGATGTAATTGAAGCCAAAGAGGGAAGATTTTGTGAGACTCTACTTGGCAAACGAGTTGATTATTCAGGACGTTCTGTCATTGTCGTGGGTCCTTCACTTTCATTACATCGATGTGGATTGCCTCGTGAAATAGCAATAGAACTTTTTCGTACATTTGTAATTCGTGGTTTAATTAGACAACATCTTGCTTCGAACATAGGAGTTGCTAAGagtaaaattcaagaaaaagagcCGATTGTATGGGAAATCCTTCAAGAAGTTATGTTGGGACATCCTGTATTGCTGAATAAAGAACCCACTCTGCATAGATTAGGCATACAGGCATTCTAGCCCGTTTTAGTGGAGGGGCGTGCTATTTGTTTAGATCCATTAGTTTGCAAGGGATTCAATGCCGATTTTGATGGAGATCAAATGGCTGTTCATGTACCTTTATCCTTGGAGGCTCAAGTAGAGGCCCGTTTACTTATGTTTTCTTATATGAATCTTTTGTCTTCGGCTATTGGGGATCCCATTTCCATACCAACGCAAGATATGCTTATTGGAATCTATGTATTAATGAGCGGAAATCATCGAGGTATTTGTGTAAATAGATATAATCCATGTAATCGcagaaactatcaaaataaaaaaaatgtgacaATAGTTACTATAAGTATACGAAAGAACCCTTTTTTTCGAATTCCTATGATGCAATTGGGGCTTATCGGCAAAAACGAATCAATTTAG
- the LOC124897121 gene encoding LOW QUALITY PROTEIN: DNA-directed RNA polymerase subunit beta-like (The sequence of the model RefSeq protein was modified relative to this genomic sequence to represent the inferred CDS: deleted 2 bases in 2 codons; substituted 1 base at 1 genomic stop codon) — MLWDGNEGISTIPGFNQIQFEGFCRFIDQGLTEELYKFPKIEDTDQEIXFQLFVETYQLVEPLIKERDAVYESLTYSSELYVSAGLIWKNSRDMQEQTIFIGNIPLMNSLGTSIVNGIYRIVINQILQSPGIYYRSELDHNGISVYTGTIISDWEGRSELEIDRKARIWARVSRKQKISILVLSSAMGLNLREILENVCYPEIFLSFLSNKERKKIGSKENAILEFYQQFACVGGDPVFSESLCKELQKKFFQQRCELGRIGRRNMNRRLNLDIPQNNTFLLPRDILAAADHLIGLKFGMGALDDMNHLKNKRIRSVADLLQDQFGLALVRLENVVRGTICGAIRHKLIPTPQNLVTSTPLTTTYESFFGLHPLSQVLDRTNPLTQIVHGRKLSYLGPGGLTGRTASFRIRDIHPSHYGRICPIDTSEGINVGLIGSLAIHARIGHWGSLESPFYEISERSTGVRMLYLSPGRDEYYMVAAGNSLALNQDIQEEQVVPARYRQEFLTIAWEQVHLRSIFPFQYFSIGASLIPFIEHNDANRALMSSNMQRQAVPLSRSEKCIVGTGLERQAALDSGALAIAEREGRVVYTNTDTILLAGNGDILSIPLVIYQRSNKNTCMHQKPQVPRGKCIKKGQILADGAATVGGELALGKNVLVAYMPWEGYNSEDAVLISERLVYEDIYTSFHIRKYEIQTHVTSQGPEKVTNEIPHLEAHLLRNLDKNGIVMLGSWVETGDILVGKLTPQVVKESSYAPEDRLLRAILGIQVSTSKETCLKLPIGGRGRVIDVRWIQKRGGSSYNPETIHVYISQKREIKVGDKVAGRHGNKGIISKILPRQDMPYLQDGRSVDMVFNPLGVPSRMNVGQIFECSLGLAGSLLDRHYRIAPFDERYEQEASRKLVFSELYEASKQTSNPWVFEPEYPGKSRIFDGRMGNPFEQPVIIGKPYILKLIHQVDDKIHGRSSGHYALVTQQPLRGRAKQGGQRVGEMEVWALEGFGVAHILQEMLTYKSDHIRARQEVLGTTIIGGTIPNPEDAPESFRLLVRELRSLALELNHFLVSEKNFQINRKEA; from the exons ATGCTCTGGGATGGAAATGAGGGAATATCTACAATACCTGGATTTAATCAGATACAATTTGAAGGATTTTGTAGGTTCATTGATCAAGGTTTGACGGAAGAACTTTATAAGTTTCCAAAAATTGAAGATACAGATCAagaaatttaatttcaattatttgtGGAAACATATCAATTGGTCGAACCCTTGATAAAGGAAAGAGATGCTGTGTATGAATCACTCACATATTCTTCTGAATTATATGTATCCGCGGGATTAATTTGGAAAAACAGTAGGGATATGCAAGAACAAACAATTTTTATCGGAAACATTCCTCTAATGAATTCCCTGGGAACTTCTATAGTCAATGGAATATATAGAATTGTGATCAATCAAATATTGCAAAGTCCCGGTATTTATTACCGATCAGAATTGGACCATAACGGAATTTCGGTCTATACCGGCACCATAATATCAGATTGGGAAGGAAGATCAGAATTAGAAATTGATAGAAAAGCAAGGATATGGGCTCGTGTAAGTAGGAAACAAAAAATATCTATTCTAGTTCTATCATCAGCTATGGGTTTGAATCTAAGAGAAATTCTAGAGAATGTTTGCTATCCtgaaatttttttgtcttttctgagtaataaggagaga aaaaaaattgggtcAAAAGAAAATGCCATTTTGGAGTTTTATCAACAATTTGCTTGTGTAGGTGGCGATCCGGTATTTTCTGAATCCTTATGTAAGGAATTACAAAAGAAATTCTTTCAACAAAGATGTGAATTAGGAAGGATTGGTCGACGAAATATGAACCGAAGACTGAACCTTGATATACCCCAGAACAATACATTTTTGTTACCACGAGATATATTGGCAGCCGCCGATCATTTGATTGGGCTGAAATTTGGAATGGGTGCACTTGACGATATGaatcatttgaaaaataaacGTATTCGTTCTGTAGCAGATCTTTTACAAGATCAATTCGGATTGGCTCTGGTTCGTTTAGAAAATGTGGTTCGGGGGACTATATGTGGAGCAATTCGGCATAAATTGATACCGACACCTCAGAATTTGGTAACCTCAACTCCATTAACAACtacttatgaatcctttttcggTTTACACCCATTATCTCAAGTTTTGGATCGAACTAATCCATTAACACAAATAGTTCATGGGAGAAAATTAAGTTATTTGGGCCCTGGAGGACTGACAGGTCGCACTGCTAGTTTTCGGATACGAGATATCCATCCTAGTCACTATGGACGTATTTGCCCAATTGACACATCTGAAGGAATCAATGTTGGACTTATTGGATCCTTAGCAATTCATGCGAGGATTGGTCATTGGGGATCTCTAGAAAgccctttttatgaaatttctgAGAGGTCAACCGGGGTACGGATGCTTTATTTATCACCAGGTAGAGATGAATACTATATGGTAGCGGCAGGAAATTCTTTAGCCTTAAATCAGGATATTCAGGAAGAACAGGTTGTTCCAGCTCGATACCGTCAAGAATTCTTGACTATTGCATGGGAACAGGTTCATCTTCGAagtatttttccttttcaatatttttctattgGAGCTTCCCTCATTCCTTTTATCGAACATAATGATGCGAATCGAGCTTTAATGAGTTCTAATATGCAACGTCAAGCAGTTCCTCTTTCTCGCTCCGAGAAATGCATTGTTGGAACTGGGTTGGAACGACAAGCAGCTCTAGATTCGGGGGCTCTTGCTATAGCCGAACGCGAGGGAAGGGTCGTTTATACCAATACTGACACGATTCTTTTAGCGGGTAATGGAGATATTCTAAGCATTCCATTAGTTATATATCAACGTTCCAATAAAaatacttgtatgcatcaaaaaCCCCAGGTTCCTCGGGGTAAATGCATtaaaaagggacaaattttagCGGATGGTGCTGCTACGGTTGGTGGCGAACTTGCTTTGGGGAAAAACGTATTAGTAGCTTATATGCCGTGGGAGGGTTACAATTCTGAAGATGCAGTACTTATTAGCGAGCGTTTGGTATATGAAGATATTTATACTTCTTTTCACATACGGAAATATGAAATTCAGACTCATGTGACAAGTCAAGGCCCTGAAAAAGTAACTAATGAAATACCGCATTTAGAAGCCCATTTACTCCGCAATTTAGACAAAAATGGAATTGTGATGCTGGGATCTTGGGTAGAGACGGGTGATATTTTAGTAGGTAAATTAACACCCCAGGTCGTTAAAGAATCGTCGTATGCCCCGGAAGATAGATTGTTACGAGCTATACTTGGTATTCAGGTATCTACTTCAAAAGAAACTTGTCTAAAATTACCTATAGGTGGCAGGGGGCGGGTTATTGATGTGAGGTGGATCCAGAAAAGGGGTGGTTCTAGTTATAATCCCGAAACGATTCATGTATATATTTCACAGAAACGTGAAATCAAAGTAGGCGATAAAGTAGCCGGAAGACACGGAAATAAGGGTatcatttcaaaaattttgcCTAGACAAGATATGCCTTATTTACAAGATGGAAGATCCGTTGATATGGTCTTTAACCCATTAGGAGTACCTTCACGAATGAATGTAGGACAGATATTTGAATGTTCACTAGGGTTAGCAGGGAGTCTGCTAGACAGACATTATAGAATAGCACCTTTTGATGAGAGATATGAACAAGAAGCTTCGCGAAAACTAGTGTTTTCTGAATTATATGAAGCCAGTAAGCAAACATCGAATCCATGGGTATTTGAACCCGAATATCCAggaaaaagcagaatatttgatgGAAGGATGGGGAATCCTTTTGAACAACCCGTTATAATAGGAAAGCCttatatcttgaaattaattCATCAAGTTGATGATAAAATCCATGGGCGTTCCAGTGGACATTATGCGCTTGTTACACAACAACCCCTTAGAGGAAGAGCCAAACAG GGGGGACAGCGGGTAGGAGAAATGGAGGTTTGGGCTCTAGAAGGGTTTGGGGTTGCTCATATTTTACAAGAGATGCTTACTTATAAATCGGATCATATTAGAGCTCGCCAGGAAGTACTTGGTACTACGATCATTGGGGGAACAATACCGAATCCCGAAGATGCTCCAGAATCTTTTCGATTGCTCGTTCGAGAACTACGATCTTTAGCTCTGGAGCTGAATCATTTCCTTGTATCTGAGAAGAACTTCCAGATTAATAGGAAGGAAGCTTAA
- the LOC124896859 gene encoding 30S ribosomal protein S14, chloroplastic — protein MAKKSLIQREKKRQKLEQKYHSIRRSSKKEISKVPSLSDKWEIYGKLQSLPRNSAPTRLHRRCFLTGRPRANYRDFGLSGHILREMVHACLLPGATRSSW, from the coding sequence ATGGCAAAGAAAAGTTTGATTCAGAGGGAGAAGAAGAGGCAAAAATTGGAACAGAAATATCATTCGATTCGTCGATcctcaaaaaaagaaataagcaaGGTTCCGTCGTtgagtgacaaatgggaaatttatGGAAAGTTACAATCCCTACCACGGAATAGTGCACCTACACGCCTTCATCGACGTTGTTTTTTGACCGGAAGGCCGAGAGCTAACTATCGAGATTTTGGACTATCTGGACACATACTTCGTGAAATGGTTCATGCATGTTTGTTGCCAGGAGCAACAAGATCAAGTTGGTAA
- the LOC124897124 gene encoding LOW QUALITY PROTEIN: photosystem I P700 chlorophyll a apoprotein A2-like (The sequence of the model RefSeq protein was modified relative to this genomic sequence to represent the inferred CDS: inserted 2 bases in 1 codon), with translation MALRFPRFXAQDPTTRRIWFGIATAHDFESHDDITEERLYQNIFASHFGQLAIIFLWTSGNLFHVAWQGNFESWVQDPLHVRPIAHAIWDPHFGQPAVEAFTRGGALGPVNIAYSGVYQWWYTISLLTNQDLYTDALFLLFLSAISLIAGWLHLQPKWKPSVSWFKNAESRLNHHLSGLFGVSSLAWTGHLVHVAIPASRGEYVRWNNFLDVLPHPQGLGPLFTGQWNLYAQNPDSSSHLFGTAQGAGTAILTLLGGFHPQTQSLWLTDIAHHHLAIAFIFLVAGHMYRTNFGIGHSMKDLLDAHIPPGGRLGRGHKGLYDTINNSLHFQLGLALASLGVITSLVAQHMYSLPAYAFIAQDFTTQAALYTHHQYIAGFIMTGAFAHGAIFFIRDYNPEQNEDNVLARMLDHKEAIISHLSWASLFLGFHTLGLYVHNDVMLAFGTPEKQILIEPIFAQWIQSAHGKTSYGFDVLLSSTSGPAFNAGRSIWLPGWLNAVNENSNSLFLTIGPGDFLVHHAIALGLHTTTLILVKGALDARGSKLMPDKKDFGYSFPCDGPGRGGTCDISAWDAFYLAVFWMLNTIGWVTFYWHWKHITLWQGNVSQFNESSTYLMGWLRDYLWLNSSQLINGYNPFGMNSLSVWAWMFLFGHLVWATGFMFLISWRGYWQELIETLAWAHERTPLANLIRWRDKPVALSIVQARLVGLAHFSVGYIFTYAAFLIASTSGKFG, from the exons ATGGCATTAAGATTTCCAAGGTT AGCTCAGGACCCCACTACTCGTCGTATTTGGTTTGGTATTGCTACCGCACATGACTTCGAGAGTCATGATGATATTACTGAGGAACGTCTTTATCAGAATATTTTTGCTTCTCACTTCGGTCAATTAGCAATAATTTTTCTGTGGACTTCCGGAAATCTGTTTCATGTAGCTTGGCAAGGAAATTTTGAGTCGTGGGTACAGGACCCTTTACATGTAAGACCTATTGCTCATGCAATTTGGGATCCTCATTTTGGTCAACCGGCCGTGGAAGCTTTTACTCGAGGGGGTGCTCTTGGCCCAGTGAATATCGCTTATTCTGGTGTTTATCAGTGGTGGTATACAATCAGTTTACTCACTAATCAAGATCTTTATACTGACgctctttttctattatttctttctgCCATATCCTTAATAGCAGGTTGGTTACACCTACAACCGAAATGGAAACCGAGCGTTTCCTGGTTCAAAAATGCCGAATCTCGTCTGAATCATCATTTGTCAGGACTTTTTGGCGTAAGTTCCTTGGCTTGGACAGGGCATTTAGTCCATGTTGCTATTCCTGCATCCAGAGGGGAGTACGTTCGGTGGAATAATTTCTTAGATGTATTACCGCATCCCCAAGGGTTAGGCCCACTTTTTACAGGTCAATGGAATCTTTATGCTCAAAACCCCGATTCAAGTAGTCATTTATTTGGTACCGCCCAAGGGGCGGGAACTGCCATTCTAACTCTTCTCGGGGGATTCCATCCACAAACGCAAAGTTTATGGTTGACTGATATTGCCCATCACCATTTAGCTATTGCATTTATTTTTCTCGTTGCTGGTCATATGTATAGAACCAATTTCGGGATTGGGCACAgtatgaaagatcttttagatgcACATATTCCTCCGGGGGGGCGATTGGGGCGTGGACATAAGGGTCTTTATGACACAATCAACAATTCGCTTCATTTTCAATTAGGCCTTGCTCTAGCTTCTTTAGGGGTTATTACTTCTTTGGTAGCTCAACACATGTACTCTTTACCTGCTTATGCATTCATAGCACAGGACTTCACTACTCAAGCTGCATTATATACCCACCACCAATATATCGCAGGATTCATCATGACAGGAGCTTTTGCTCATGGAGCTATATTTTTCATTAGAGATTACAATCCGGAGCAAAATGAAGATAATGTATTGGCAAGAATGTTAGATCATAAAGAAGCTATCATATCTCATTTAAGTTGGGCCAGCCTCTTTCTGGGATTCCATACCCTGGGACTTTATGTTCATAATGATGTCATGCTTGCCTTTGGCACTCCGGAGAAGCAAATCTTGATTGAACCTATATTTGCTCAATGGATACAATCCGCTCATGGTAAAACTTCATATGGGTTCGATGTACTTTTATCGTCAACGAGTGGCCCAGCATTCAATGCGGGTCGAAGCATCTGGTTGCCGGGTTGGTTAAATGCTGTTAATGAAAATAGTAATTCATTATTCTTAACAATAGGTCCTGGAGACTTTTTAGTTCATCATGCTATTGCTCTTGGTTTACATACAACTACATTGATCTTAGTAAAAGGTGCTTTAGATGCACGTGGTTCCAAGTTAATGCCAGATAAAAAGGATTTCGGTTATAGTTTTCCGTGCGATGGCCCAGGACGAGGTGGTACTTGTGATATTTCGGCATGGGACGCGTTTTATTTGGCAGTTTTTTGGATGTTAAATACTATTGGATGGGTTACTTTTTATTGGCATTGGAAGCACATCACATTATGGCAGGGTAACGTTTCACAGTTTAATGAATCTTCCACTTATTTGATGGGCTGGTTAAGGGATTATTTATGGTTAAACTCTTCACAACTTATCAATGGATATAACCCCTTTGGTATGAATAGTTTATCGGTTTGGGCATGGATGTTCTTATTTGGACATCTTGTTTGGGCTACTGGATttatgttcttaatttcttggCGTGGATATTGGCAAGAATTGATTGAAACTTTAGCATGGGCTCATGAACGCACACCTTTGGCCAATTTGATTCGCTGGAGAGATAAACCAGTGGCCCTTTCCATTGTACAAGCAAGATTGGTTGGATTAGCTCACTTTTCTGTAGGTTATATATTCACTTATGCAGCTTTCTTGATTGCCTCTACGTCGGGCAAATTTGGTTAA